GTTATGGTGGTTAAACCAAATATTTCAGGAATCAAAGCATTCCATAACCACATGATGGCAAAGCCAAATAATGCCGCAAATCCTATGACGGCTATTATTCCGAAAATAACGATCCCAACAATTTCAATTGGACTTCTGGACCTCATACTGTGCTTAAAACAATTCATTTCTATAGTTTTTAAATCTTTAATATTCTTTTTTCAATTTTTGATGGAGAATGGACAATGCACGATGTCTACGCGACATTAAAGTGCCTTCCGGGACACCAGTTTTCCGACACAATTCTTTATAACTAAAACCCTCAAAGTCAATGGCAATAATGACTTGCTTATATAGCGGTTTTAATGCCGCAATGGCCTGAATCAACGCCTCTTTCATCGGCTCTGAATAAGAGTTGTCAGATGTACCGTAAAACAACTCTGCAAATTCTTCCAGACGCGATTCACTTTCGTCTTGTAAAGAATCACTTGGTTTTCTGGTACGCATCGTATCAATAATCTTATTCCGAATCGCGTGATACACCAATCCCGCCACATTCTCTATCGGTGAAGAACTATCAGCCCTGGTAAATAATTTCAAAGCCACGTCCTGAATCAAATCTTCCGCATCCCGGTCTGCATTGTCAGAAATTCGTGATAACACATAGGACCGGAGTCGATCGTACTCCTGACCAAAGAATGCATTCAGTTTTTTATTATTATCCGATTCTGACATTTATGAAAGCCCTGTTTCAATGCTCTTCATCTATAAAGACGAAGGCTTTTTAAAATCTTGCATTTATTTCAAAATTTTTCAAAAAATAATTGAAATCACCTCGACAAGGTATGCCCTCCTCAAATACTTTTCAACGTAAGTAGGTGATTCTACCTATTTTATGAAAACAGGTTTTTATACGCTTTTAATTATTTATTGATCCATAGAGATTTGTGAGGTAATCCAAAAACAACCATTCGATGGAGTAGCTACTATCACTTTACGGTTACAAAGGCGGTATCTGAAAAGCCTGGTAAACAGAGTAAGAAATCAAATAAACTTAATTATTATGTCACAAATAACATTAGAAGCATTAGGAAAAGAAAGAGGGCTTTATTTAAGCCACGCATTAGATAAAGTATGGTTACAAACAGGAGTTCAGGGATTGGGCGAAGTGTTTGTATTGGAAAAACGTGGAGACCGTGTTGCATTAGCCTGTACTGGCGGTGAGCAAGGTAAATATTTAAGCCATGCTTTCGAGAAATTATGGTTACAAGATGGTATTCAAGGCGAAGGCGAAGAATGGATCATGGTTGACCATGGAAACGGAAACGTATCTTTCAACTGCTTAGGTAAAGAAACCGGATTGACTTTAAGTCATGCATTTGGTAAAATGTGGCTTCAAAATGGTTACCAGGGCGAAGGTGAGCTTTGGGCAATGAGAAACTATTAAAATACCCTTCAACATCAATCAAAATCCGGATGGTGAATAACTATCCGGATTTTTTGTCAATATCATTGATCTATCTAGCCAATCTACGATATGCTAAGGTATCCACATCACTTTCTTCAATAATCCAAATGTAACATGGTCTTGCAATTTGATCTAGATATTGAATAAATTCTCGTTCCTTCTTCAACGCCTCCTGACGCTTTCTCTCTTGATAAAACAATTGCATGTATTCTAAATCTTTCTCAATCCTATTCTCTTGTTTATAATTATTAAACTTTCGAATAGCTTTCTTTACTTCTTTTGGAGAATGTTCTGCTAAACTTATCTTTAATTTCAGTTCTTTTCCTGTTTGAAACTCCTGAATTTTCATAAATACTTTTTCATCTTTATAACCTATCGCAATGCATATGGCAGTTTCTTTTTGAGGCATTAACATATCTCTATTTTGACTATTCCCGACATGAAAAATCACATTATCTGATGAATTCAAACGATATATACTTTTTATTGATGAATACACCACATAGGTATAAACCTGATCAAATTTCTTCCCGTTCTCAACCTTTACTTCAAGACCATATCTTGCCCATGTTTTAGGAATAGTCCCCCTATCAATGTTTAGCCATCCGGTATCCGTCCATTCAAAACCATAGGCTTCCATTCGGTGTTTCTCACGCGCAAAAAGAACTTCTCTATATTCATCTGCTAATTCTTCCGCTTTTTTATTTTTCGCACCTAATTCTTCCTTTGCTTTTTGTTTCACCTTCTCCAACTGAGATTTGTATTTCTTCAATTGTTTCTCATAATACCCTTTTAATAGTTTGAAATGAATTTCCCCTTCTTTAACTTTAGTGAGTCTCTGTTTTGCGAAATCAGTAAAAACTATACTCATGGAGTCATTTCCTAAAGCCAATGCAGCTGCGCTATCCAGTTCCCATAGGTTTCTATCTAAATTTTTAACATAAATATCCAGGATATCATTATTACATGTTTTAAATATCACCTGAAGTCGCGTTTCAAATTCGCGGGTAGCAATCAAAGTGTTTTCAAACTTCTTATCCCATATCACTTTAATAATTGCCGGATCAATCCCACAGTCACATTCACTATCAACACTTTCCACGGCTGCTTCAACCGCCCAACCATATTCAGATTCATATGATTCTTTTGTATACTCACCATCCACCACGCGACTTTTAGGATTATCATATGGTTCATTGTAATCTGTCCCTACAAACCCTTCGGTTAAGAAACCTCCATCAGAAACGGATAAACTATAATATAAACTATCAACTAGTTCTTTTGTCAACTCTTTATGCTGCTTGTATGGTAAATTTTTAGCTACCGCATTTTCAAATCCATCTGGATAAAAGTCCAAAAGTTCAATATCAATTGGTGTCAGATATTTATCTAGTTCTTTCGGTTCTACCCAGTTCATATTTCCATCCTCATCTCGTATTCCTTTGTAAGCCATCATTCCTGATTTCTTCTTAGCGGTTGGAATTTCAATATATATGGGATTCTCTTTATTGATCGCAAGTCTTTCTCCATTCGAAGTTGCCTCCAAATAAATCATTCCATCCGTTTCCAGCAAATTCCCATCTGAGGTAGTCGTTAAGTTCGACAATACCATTTCTTCCAGAGATAAAGCTTCAGCTAACTCCAATTTCACATTAGATGTTACAACCTCACCTTTCGTATTAATAAAACAGCCTTTAGGTAACACAATCATAGTACCTTTTTGACCTTTCACAACGGTGTCGTTCTTCGCATCAATATCAAAATACTCGCTTTCGACTATTGTTTCTTTAAATGGGTCTTTTTCAGAAAACTTATTTGATGTAATAACCTTACTCTGGTCTCCAACACATCTATAAAGCGTTATGGATAAAAGTGCTAGGATTAGTATTTTAGTTAAGTGTTTTATCATCATTTTAGCTGTTATGTTCTATTTACGTCCAACTCCAGTTTAAATTTACTTGATTGGGAATTCCTAATTGATCAGAGGTAGTCGAAATCCAGTTCTCTAACTCCTGAAGGTTTTGAATCTTTTCTTTAGGGAAAATCAACCCCATTCCTACTCCCAATCGAACAAACAAATATTGTTCCGTTTCAATGATTTCAGTAATATCTTCTACTTTAACCGTAGTATTACCTTTTGAGTTTTCAGAATAGATTTCAGTCTCCCCCAATTGTGTTTTTGTTTCTAATCCATAATGTGATTTGAAATTCTCATCTACAAACGCATTGTAGTGCTTTTTATATTTCCACGCTTCATACTTTGGGTAAAATAAAAACCAAATCAACGACAACACCAGAAATACGATACTCATAGTCGTATCTCCAGTATATCCACCAAAAGCAGCAAAGGCCAGATATATAATTGGGATGATGATTCGTGATCTTTTGCGCTTCTTTTTAATTCGGTCTGATGTGGATGCCACAAGTAATTGAAACATCACATAATCTTCTTTTTCTAAAGCATATTTTAGGTTGACTGTCATATTCTAATAATTTTCATAATCATAGGCCATATAACCTACAACTTCTCGAAGTAATTCTAACAAATTCTTAAATATAGGATCACAATTCTCTCTGTTATTTCCCTTTAATCTGATTTGATTTCCATTGAACGATAATAATAATTCTGAACTCTTTCCATCCATAGTATATGGGTCATCCTTTTCATGAGGTAGGTCCGCTAACTTAAAGGCAATAATCTGTTCTTTAATCTGTCTAAATGAATTATGATCCAATATTATTTGTTTATCGGCAATAGTGTCCCTCCTTGCTTTCTTAAAATTTGAAGTATAAAAAGTACAACGTACGTTTCCTATACTATCAATTGTTGTGATCATTGTACTTACTGACAAATGATGATCTGAAACAAGTTTTAGATTAAACGATTCTATTGTATCATTAGGAAATTCATCTTGGGAAAATCCTAATAAATTAGCTTGTAACAATACTATTAAAATCAAATTCTTCATGAAGAACTTCATATTGATAAACCACCTTTTACTTTCTCAAATACAATAATAAATCTTCCAGTTTAGCTGACGAATCCTGGAGCCCACCAGCTCTATTTCGAATTACCCAGAATTTTTTATGATTGTCAATTAAAGCTTCGAGTTCTTTGGCAAGTTGTTCTTTCTGTTCTTTAGGAATATTCGCTGTTGATTGACCAGAAGCATCCAGACGTGCCAGCCCCAAATGAACTCCAAACAGTGCCAGATTTGCAGCCTGTCGGGTTTCTTTTAAAATGATTTCAGCATCTTCACTTTGCGGTTGTGCCTGATCCAAAACCGCCAATCCTCTTTGAATTTCTTTTTCTGCCAATATCAATCCCTCTTTATTCAGTTTCTTGGTTTGATATTGACCTTTCATAGTCCATTGATATCTGCGAATCATCAAATGAAACGCATTAGAATTTCCTGCCGGAATCCCTGCTTTCAAATACGCATTTCCAAGAATCAACATGGCCTGGGCTGTATTTCCTGTCGGATCATCAAATACATATTTATTTAGGTTATTCTCCAATTGACCTAAACTCTCCTCCCGATAATTCCAGGCATAACTTGCACCCAACAGCATACTGGCATATCCTACTGATCTTGGTTGAAAGTGTCCATAATCTCCCCAATCGGTAATAAGATATCCTTTGGCTTGATTCTTTTGTCCCTCTATCGCGGCCACCTTTAAATTGATAAATGCGTTTTTATTTCTCCCTATTTCCGAACGCCAGGTGGAGGTTCCCGGACATACATAAAAATCCAATCCGGCATTTTTGAATTTAGGTAAGTTCTCATCAAACGGATAAGTTGCTCCATACCCCCATACCAAAGGAATCATGTCTTTAGGAATTTCAGATATCAGCTCCGGGTGATTTAAAATAATATCACCCCAAAATTGAGTCTGTTTTCCATTTTTCTGTGCAATGGTGTTGAGTTGTTTTAAATAATTTAAATACACGTTTCCTTTTCCTAAACTGTCGCATGCAGACTTTGATTTTCCTAAACACAACTCCACCGTTTCATCACATCCGATGTTAAAATACGGACTGGTAAAATTGGGAAGTAATTCGGTATACAACTCCTCCATCAATGCCAATGATTTCGGGTTGGTTGGAGCTAAACTGGTACGCTTTCGCTTCCCCCAAACGGTTTTACAATCGGTTTCGCATTCGCATAAATCCAAATATTCATCGTGCTTTAACCAGTTTTCCAGATGCCCAAAAGAGTTTTGATTCGGTACCAGATCAATATAATGCTGTTGACAGTACGCATTCAATTCCTGAATTTGTGCCGCAGTAAACGGACTACTGTTTTCCCAAACCACTTTATGATTTTGATAGGCAAAAGTATGTTCTGTATACAATTGTAATTCGTTGACCCGCCACTCGGCCAATTGATCTACGAGCAAATACATGCTCTCCATCTTAGGTACTTTGTCACGGCTAATATCCAGCATATAGCCACGTCTTTCAAAATTGGCCCAATCATTAATGTTGATCTCCGGTACTGCCTTTTGTTCGGCTAAAGCATAATCCAGTAATTGTCTCACGGTACGTTCCGCATATCGAACCCCAGCTTTATTTTTCGCTCTAATTACTATGCTTTGATCTGCTATTCGAATCGAATATTCATCGTGTTTTTGATAACTGGAATCTATTTCCAAACTAACGCTCAAATCTCCTACTCTAAAATTCAATTTTGAGGCACTCTTGTTCGAGACCGTATTCAACATATCGGACAGTTCTTTGACTTGAGCTACAGGTACAGCTATTTCTTCTTGACTTTCGGTGTATTGCTGTGGAGGAATAATTAATTGTGCTTTCCACGCTTCACCTGCATATAGATTCAATTGTATCCATCCAACGATACATATCAATAATATCCTCATCTAAAATTTGATCTTTCTTTTGTTTACGTCCTGAAATTAGTCCGTGGCAAGGTACGTTTCTATTTTTAAATGAATACGCATCTTCGAGACAAAATCACATGCTCTTCGAGCACCTGATTTCCCTCAGATGGCTTTGTTTTTCGGTAAGACAAATGATAATTTATATCATTTACATATTACCAACAAAAAAACTCAACAACGATACCAATGTGACAATCAACAACATTACCAAGCATCCATTTCTTGTTTTTCTATCAGACTGCTTTAAATCATCCAAATACTTTAAGGCATTCTCTTCTTTCAAAAAATAGCCTCTCCACGCATTATCTGGGACTGACATCACAAACTTCTCATTACAGATTTTGCATCTATAATTTAACTCATAATCAATTACTCCTTCTCCAGTAGGAACATAAATCTCTACTTTATTTTCCCTTAGTTTTAAATCTAAGTCTTTTTCAAACCTTTCAAAATCATCATGAGAAGGAAAACCTTTGTATTCTTTATTAAAACAATCTGGACACATATCAATGATTTTCCTTTATCAATAGCATTTTACCATCGATAAACACTTTGCGATAAATAATTTTTTCTTTTTTGAATTTAAAAACCACCTTATCAGAGTCAAACTTAATTTTCAGCTTGTAAGCCAATTCTGTGGGAGATTCTAGAGATTGAGTACCCGTCCAATAGTAATGATCATATTTGTCATTCTTTATTTGTTTAAACTCAGTATATTTTCTTTGATTTAGTTGATTTGGGGAATTAAAAACTTCTAAAGTATCTGGACTTTCTATTATCCAATTGAGACAGTAAAAATGATCTTTATTAATTTCAAAATTCTTCCCATTCTGGCCCCAACTTGCCAGGCTGCAAAAGGTTAGAAATACTGCAATAATTAATTTCATAAACTTAATCCTACTTTAAAACCGCATTTCTTCGAAATACCAATTAGAATACCTTTTGACTAAAATAATATGACAAATTGTTTTTTGAGAATATCTCAATTCGTAGACACAATAATGTTTTCCGATACTCACTTCAATAATATCATAACTACAATTAAACTTTTTTAGAAGTCTTATCGATTCTTGATCGTCTTCATCAAAGAAATCTAACAGATCGACATTATCATCATTATCAAACTTTGGATCAACAAGCAAACTTAAAAAGTCATAATCTTTAGTTTTAGCAGCATATTGTAATCCTCTAATAACACTAACAGGATCTTTATGGTCTAATTCGTAAAACCATCTTTCCTCCAATAAACTTCCCTCCGAAATACTAGCATATATCCATGAATTAAACTCATTTAGATTCCAAAATTTATTGATACCATTTTTGGGGCATTTAGGTTTTAAGTAACAGCTTGCACCTTCATAACTCTGAAACCAATAATCACCGATATAGTCAAAACAATTCATTAAAAACTGACTTGATGTTATAACTGTAGCTAAATCTATTTTTCCAAATGATTTAATTGAAACCGAATCATTTTCTATTTTAAGTTCGCCCGAACTTCCATGTAAGACATTATAGCTCTCAGATTTTACATCTTTTCGCAAAAAAAATAATGCAGAAACTCCTTTTTCATATTTAAACCTATGATAATCACATTGCCATTCCTTCCAAAAATTTAGTGTTAACTTTTTATTTCTCTGCTCTTCTCTTTTTATATCATTACGAATTTCTATTACAAATGAGGAATTATTTACCTCGACAATTTCGCCAACCACTATTTCATCTGCTTCTAATGTCAAAATTTCAAATGGTATTCTCGCTTTTTTTGCAGTTAAAAAACTGGAAACACTTAGTGCTAGAATTAATAAAAAGTACTTCATAGGTTATTCGATTTAAAGGGTAATTATTGTTTTCTATTAATATAGACGTTTAATAAAGTATAGAAGATGGTCTCATTAACCATTTCACTTATTCTATTTCAATTTCTGCTACGAACCACTCAAAACCATTTAGTATTTTTAAATATTGGGGCATGCTTTCCATTATACTTTTCTGCTCGGTTTTATAATCAGTAATTATTAAACTACCATGAGTTCTATCATTCCAATCAAACAATCTAAGCGTATCTAATCTACTCCCACACCACATAAATTCATAATACATAGTATAGCCAGGTGGGCCATAAGTCATGCTGAAAGCTTTTAGTTTTTTCGGATAAAAAGTAGGATTTGGGATTTCAATTTTTTCAGAAAAGGTATCGGTTTTTGAATCATATAAATAACAATCATGTATATCCGCCAAACAACATCCTGAAGACGGATACCAATGTATTACTAAGTCAATTGTTTGATCTCCGTTAATATCAAATATGGAATCGGAAACAAAACTCATATTGCCTATCCTCACAACTAAAATGGGACTCTTGTAATGATCCTTTTCTGAATATACATGTATGTATGTTCCTGTAAAATTTGATAGTCGAATGTATTTATGGTTTATCGACTTCGAAAAAACCTTACCCGACATCAATGTTAGAGCATCATTGTCAACATCCTGACTCTCATTTTCTATTAATTTCAAAATAGACAAAGTCGAATTAACACTGTCCTGATCTGACTGAGAAAACGATGTATTTACACATCCCAACATTAAAAGAAAAGTGAACAAAAGCTCTGAAAAACTTTTGCGATCCTTCACTTCTATATTTGAGTAGTCCATACGTTTCATTTAATCTCCTTCATGATCTTTACGAGTCCTTTTTTGATTCCCGTATAAAACTTACCTTTTTTAAACTTTGGAACCATATATTGATCTATGATATACTTAGCTTCCTCATTCGTCAGTTTATCTTCAAGTCCTTTACCTACTTGTATTCTGACTTCTCTAATTTGCTTTCCAAATACAATCAATATCCCATTATTCTTTCCTGCTTTACCTGTCCCCCAATAATTCCCTAAATCCAAAGAATAATCGAATAGCGTTTTATAAGGCGCATAAGATTCAATAGTAACAATAGCTATCTCATTGGTGGTTAATTTTTCATGTTTTACAATCATGCGGTTCAAATGATCTATTTGTCCTTGCTTTAAGATTCCCTCAAAATCATTTACATACCCGATTGCATCGGGGAATTTAAAATACGGCTGCGAATTACTTTGGGAATGGAAGTTCAAAGTAACAATCGCAAATAAACAAGTTAGGATTATTTTTAGTTTCATTTTAAGTTATTAAGTATCGACCAAAATACACAATCCGCATCAGGTTAAATCATCTCTTGTGATTTCTTACGCCAAAAACTGAACGGTTTTGGCTTTTCGCAACCAGGAAATCGCAAAGGCCTCGATAGCCACCACCTCAAATACAAATACATATGGGAAACCTACCTCTACGCCTTGTTTTTCCAGAATCATTAAAACGATCATGATAACAATACTTGCCCAAATAATAATTCCACAGGTCTTATAAAACATATTCAAACCCTGAGAGTTGTTGGACGATAACGTAAATTTAAAATAAGACATATACCCTAACAAAGAGATAAATATCCCAGCTGAACCCAGATGGATATATTTCTTGGTCATATTGTCCACGTGACCAAATAAATACGGGCTATCCGTGAAATGAATAGGCCCCTCAGCATTCATGGAGGTAGTGGGTACCAAAACCACTACAACAGCAAAAAATGCGGCTATACTTGTGATCACATTATCACTAATTTTCTCCGAGGGTAATTTTTCGTACCCCTGATAACTAAACAGCATGATCGCAAAGGCAAAGATGATGGCAATAAAAAATAAACTCGATCGGGTATAATAGTAATGACTAAATGAGCTCAATACCTTTTCTATGTCTGAACCGAAATACAATAAAAATGGGAGCATCATTCCCAATAAGCCAATGTTTCTTCTCTGTTTATACAGTTCTTTTTTGTACGTATCCATGATTGTTGATTTTATAAGTTGAATTGATGCATCTAAATTCGGTGATCTGATTGGAACTTTATATCACGGAATTCGGTGATATTATTCTAGATCAAATCATTGAATAAAATATGGTAAGCTGGTCCGTTTTTTTGAATCACAGTAATTCCAACCTACCATATTCAAATACGTCAAGTTCTATTTTTAATTATCCAATAATTCTGTATTTCTTCGCAAAAACTGCAAAGTAGTTTACGTCCAGTTTAAAATTAGAATTCACTCGAATATCTTCTCTATACACTTCCAAATTATGTCTTCCCGGTTCTAAATAAATGGTTGTTGATGCTGATGAAAAAAATGTTACCGTACTACTTTCTCCTTCAAAACTCATATCAGCTGCTACGCGCTGCCCATTCAGCTTTACATACAACCGGATTCCTGCATTAGCGGTAGGCCCAGAGTAGTTTGCACTTGCACAGGCATTAATAGTTAAAAGACTTGGCACCTTAATCTCAATATAGTCTTGCCATTTATTCTCAGAATAACCCTCAGGGGTTTTATTCATGGCAATGATTCTTACAGGTGAAATTCTTCCGTTTTCAAGTTCCGACTTTTTTAGATCTTCTTTCATGTTTTTGGTTTTAATTAATGATGGATCTAAATACGAGAGTTTCACTGTAATATAAAATCACGGAATTCGGTGATTTTTTCTTTAACCAAATAATAATTAAAAATAAAAGCCATTTAAAGGCTCCAACTCTCATCTCATCAATCTAACTACCTTTGCGCAAATTTTTGGATGTGAATTTTACGGATCTTAATATCAACAACACGATACTTCGGGCGATTGAGGAAGTCGGTTATACGACTCCTACTCCTATTCAAGAAAAAGCATTTCCGGTAATTATGTCGGGGCGCGATATGATTGGGATTGCCCAAACGGGTACCGGAAAAACCTGGGCGTATTTGTTGCCTTTGATCCGAATGTATAAATACACCAAAAGCATGCATCCCACCATGTTGGTGTTGGTACCTACCCGCGAATTGGTTTTACAAGTTGTAGAGGAAGCCGAGAAACTCTCGCAGTTTACCAACTTACGTGTAGGTGGATTTTATGGAGGAACCAACATCAATACCCAAAAAGAAAAAGCTTTTCACGGATTGGATTTAGTGGTTTCTACCCCTGGAAGATTATATGATTTGGGACGTATTGGCGCTTTACGTTTAAAACACATCAACAAACTGGTGATTGATGAGGTGGATGAAATGATGAATTTGGGCTTCCGTACCCAGCTGAATAACATTTTTGAGCTTTTACCTGAGAGACGTCAAAACATTATGTTCTCCGCTACGATGAACTCGGAAGTGGAAAAACTCATCACCGGGAAGTTTATCAGTCCGGTCAATGTGACCATCACCCCTACGGGAACTCCTGTAGAGAAAATTGAGCAACAAGCATTTCATATTCCGAATTTCAATTCTAAGGTGAATCTGCTTCAGTATTTTATTGAAAACGATCCGGACTTTACCAAGGTATTGGTGTTTGTGAAAAATAAACGTTTTGCGGACCGTTTGTTTGAGCGCATTGAAATGGAATACCCGGAATTCAGTCGTGTGATCCACTCTAACAAAATGCAAAACTACCGGATACGTTCAGTAAAAGCATTTCAGGAAGGTCGTTGTAAATTACTGATCGCTACTGATATTATTGCACGTGGAATTGATGTGGATCAGGTGACTCATGTAATCAACTTTGATTTACCGGAACATCCTGAAAACTATATTCATAGAATTGGTAGAACGGGTCGTGCGCAAGAAAGCGGTGTGGCCATCTCATTTGTGGCAGAAACAGAACTGGGACTTTTACATAACATTGAAGGGTTGATGAAGAAGACCATTCCCGTACTTCCGGTACACGAAGATGTAGAAATCCGAGAAGACCTCATCAAAGAAGAAATTCCAGATAACCATGACCGTTCATATGAAGTAGGCTCTAAGAAAAAAGAACTGGCTCCCGGTTTTCATGAGAAAAAAGCCAAAAACAAAAAAACC
This genomic interval from bacterium SCSIO 12643 contains the following:
- a CDS encoding YcxB family protein, producing MTVNLKYALEKEDYVMFQLLVASTSDRIKKKRKRSRIIIPIIYLAFAAFGGYTGDTTMSIVFLVLSLIWFLFYPKYEAWKYKKHYNAFVDENFKSHYGLETKTQLGETEIYSENSKGNTTVKVEDITEIIETEQYLFVRLGVGMGLIFPKEKIQNLQELENWISTTSDQLGIPNQVNLNWSWT
- a CDS encoding TPM domain-containing protein, yielding MKLKIILTCLFAIVTLNFHSQSNSQPYFKFPDAIGYVNDFEGILKQGQIDHLNRMIVKHEKLTTNEIAIVTIESYAPYKTLFDYSLDLGNYWGTGKAGKNNGILIVFGKQIREVRIQVGKGLEDKLTNEEAKYIIDQYMVPKFKKGKFYTGIKKGLVKIMKEIK
- a CDS encoding RNA polymerase sigma factor, encoding MSESDNNKKLNAFFGQEYDRLRSYVLSRISDNADRDAEDLIQDVALKLFTRADSSSPIENVAGLVYHAIRNKIIDTMRTRKPSDSLQDESESRLEEFAELFYGTSDNSYSEPMKEALIQAIAALKPLYKQVIIAIDFEGFSYKELCRKTGVPEGTLMSRRHRALSILHQKLKKEY
- a CDS encoding family 20 glycosylhydrolase, coding for MRILLICIVGWIQLNLYAGEAWKAQLIIPPQQYTESQEEIAVPVAQVKELSDMLNTVSNKSASKLNFRVGDLSVSLEIDSSYQKHDEYSIRIADQSIVIRAKNKAGVRYAERTVRQLLDYALAEQKAVPEININDWANFERRGYMLDISRDKVPKMESMYLLVDQLAEWRVNELQLYTEHTFAYQNHKVVWENSSPFTAAQIQELNAYCQQHYIDLVPNQNSFGHLENWLKHDEYLDLCECETDCKTVWGKRKRTSLAPTNPKSLALMEELYTELLPNFTSPYFNIGCDETVELCLGKSKSACDSLGKGNVYLNYLKQLNTIAQKNGKQTQFWGDIILNHPELISEIPKDMIPLVWGYGATYPFDENLPKFKNAGLDFYVCPGTSTWRSEIGRNKNAFINLKVAAIEGQKNQAKGYLITDWGDYGHFQPRSVGYASMLLGASYAWNYREESLGQLENNLNKYVFDDPTGNTAQAMLILGNAYLKAGIPAGNSNAFHLMIRRYQWTMKGQYQTKKLNKEGLILAEKEIQRGLAVLDQAQPQSEDAEIILKETRQAANLALFGVHLGLARLDASGQSTANIPKEQKEQLAKELEALIDNHKKFWVIRNRAGGLQDSSAKLEDLLLYLRK
- a CDS encoding DEAD/DEAH box helicase, whose translation is MNFTDLNINNTILRAIEEVGYTTPTPIQEKAFPVIMSGRDMIGIAQTGTGKTWAYLLPLIRMYKYTKSMHPTMLVLVPTRELVLQVVEEAEKLSQFTNLRVGGFYGGTNINTQKEKAFHGLDLVVSTPGRLYDLGRIGALRLKHINKLVIDEVDEMMNLGFRTQLNNIFELLPERRQNIMFSATMNSEVEKLITGKFISPVNVTITPTGTPVEKIEQQAFHIPNFNSKVNLLQYFIENDPDFTKVLVFVKNKRFADRLFERIEMEYPEFSRVIHSNKMQNYRIRSVKAFQEGRCKLLIATDIIARGIDVDQVTHVINFDLPEHPENYIHRIGRTGRAQESGVAISFVAETELGLLHNIEGLMKKTIPVLPVHEDVEIREDLIKEEIPDNHDRSYEVGSKKKELAPGFHEKKAKNKKTNQGGSYRAKIKAKYKKPKTRGQKRKKK